In Leptospira perdikensis, a single genomic region encodes these proteins:
- a CDS encoding quinone-dependent dihydroorotate dehydrogenase, with translation MFYNHLIKPILFHLDPESAHHLVSGFLSLSQKIPFFHKTLSSLFEYKSERLKQNIQGIHFPNPLGLAAGFDKTTELFPTMIHMGFGFIEVGTITAKEQPGNDKPRLFRYPTHKALINRMGFNNPGADIAESNLKKQPKFGIRGINAGKSKVTELENAVSDYVYTLKKLVPYGDYAVINISSPNTPGLRSLQSKKTLIDLIEGIQSAFDHKFPIPLYLKFAPDLSEEELIENLKVCLDYKINGVILTNTTLNKDVLGEANPPEGGLSGGPLFERSLHFVSLAYKTLKGKIPIIGVGGIDSGEKALRMIEAGANLVQIYTAYIYEGPFLPYQICSYLDKTLKQKGLSNISELVGTGNSL, from the coding sequence TTGTTCTACAACCACCTCATCAAACCAATCCTGTTTCACTTAGATCCAGAATCGGCACACCATCTTGTGTCAGGTTTCCTCTCGCTTTCCCAAAAAATTCCTTTTTTCCATAAAACGCTCTCTTCTCTCTTTGAATACAAATCGGAAAGACTGAAACAAAACATCCAAGGAATCCATTTTCCGAACCCTTTAGGCCTTGCGGCCGGTTTTGATAAAACAACAGAACTTTTTCCCACTATGATTCATATGGGTTTTGGTTTCATCGAAGTCGGAACCATCACTGCCAAAGAACAACCAGGTAATGACAAACCTCGTCTCTTTCGTTATCCGACTCACAAGGCACTCATCAACCGTATGGGCTTCAATAACCCAGGTGCCGACATTGCCGAATCCAATTTAAAGAAACAACCAAAGTTTGGAATTCGTGGGATCAATGCTGGTAAATCCAAAGTCACTGAATTAGAAAATGCAGTCAGCGATTATGTCTATACGTTAAAAAAACTTGTTCCTTATGGGGACTATGCAGTCATCAATATCAGCTCTCCTAACACTCCAGGTTTACGTTCTCTCCAATCCAAAAAAACTCTCATTGATCTCATTGAAGGAATTCAATCTGCTTTTGATCACAAGTTTCCGATTCCCTTATATTTAAAATTTGCTCCTGATTTATCAGAAGAAGAGTTAATAGAAAATCTAAAGGTTTGTTTGGATTACAAAATTAATGGCGTCATTCTCACAAATACTACATTAAATAAAGATGTACTCGGCGAAGCAAATCCACCGGAAGGAGGACTCTCGGGTGGACCACTCTTCGAAAGGTCTCTCCACTTTGTTTCTCTTGCCTACAAAACTCTTAAAGGAAAAATACCCATCATTGGAGTTGGAGGGATTGACTCAGGAGAAAAAGCACTGCGAATGATTGAGGCTGGAGCCAACCTCGTTCAAATTTATACAGCTTATATTTATGAAGGACCTTTTTTGCCTTACCAAATTTGTTCTTATCTCGACAAAACACTGAAACAAAAAGGACTTTCGAATATCTCCGAACTTGTAGGAACCGGAAACTCATTATGA
- a CDS encoding sensor histidine kinase yields the protein MAPNSSFSRIWQNPSDFPAEVVLRELENLLRSNPDFWLKINREGIIVDYKTSRFVNIGDKPETLLGKHIDVGLPPYLREITAEALAYLSEKKSQVFWKEYSYGIEPNIRHVEVRFVVLYEGYIMSNHRDITERKRLESAFLESESRFLSMAQNAADSIVIVNADGIIQFFNKTAEKTFGYDQEEVIGKNISIIIPDGYKGKHNTFLKKYKESDLQNILGVGRELVAQRKSGEMFPCELSVGEFKTKAGKMFTGILRDISLRKQQEEELYQYRNHLEDLVESQTMDLKMSKNIAEEASYMKSLFLANISHELKTPIHAILSYAELGEEKSATVPPEKIKEYFQIIDSSGKRLLGLLENLLDIAKLESGKMRYLFEKNCLKETTKFVINEMRLILEKRGITVVLLDKEERWEAEFDYERIQQVIRNILSNALKFIPNDTNIEISMVRREFIPRKTQSYVKGIGIQIRDFGPGIPPEDLDKIFEKFIQSKQVKAGTKGTGLGLSISREIVNDHHGLLYAENHEEKGAIFTMLIPCSREGLR from the coding sequence ATGGCACCTAATTCTTCATTTTCCCGGATTTGGCAAAATCCTTCCGACTTTCCAGCGGAAGTTGTATTACGGGAATTGGAAAACCTTCTTAGGTCCAATCCCGATTTTTGGCTCAAAATCAATAGAGAGGGAATCATTGTAGATTATAAAACGTCTCGGTTTGTAAACATTGGAGATAAACCAGAAACCCTTCTTGGCAAACATATCGATGTGGGCCTACCACCTTACCTTCGCGAAATCACCGCCGAGGCTCTCGCTTACTTATCCGAGAAAAAAAGCCAAGTATTTTGGAAAGAGTATTCTTACGGAATTGAACCAAACATTCGTCATGTGGAAGTGCGTTTTGTAGTTCTGTATGAAGGATACATCATGTCCAACCATAGGGACATCACAGAAAGGAAACGTTTGGAAAGTGCTTTCCTTGAAAGTGAATCTCGATTCCTTTCCATGGCTCAAAACGCAGCCGATTCTATCGTCATTGTCAATGCAGATGGTATCATTCAATTTTTTAATAAAACAGCAGAGAAAACTTTTGGTTATGACCAAGAAGAAGTCATCGGTAAAAATATATCGATTATCATTCCTGATGGGTATAAAGGGAAACATAATACTTTTTTAAAAAAATATAAAGAATCAGACCTTCAAAATATTTTAGGTGTTGGAAGAGAACTTGTCGCACAACGTAAGTCAGGTGAAATGTTCCCTTGTGAATTGTCTGTCGGCGAGTTTAAAACCAAGGCAGGTAAGATGTTTACAGGGATTCTTCGGGATATTAGCCTTAGGAAACAACAAGAAGAAGAACTATACCAATATAGAAATCATTTAGAGGATTTGGTGGAAAGCCAAACCATGGACTTAAAGATGTCCAAAAATATTGCAGAAGAGGCTTCTTATATGAAGTCTCTTTTTCTTGCCAATATCTCCCACGAACTCAAAACACCAATCCACGCCATTTTGAGTTATGCCGAACTTGGCGAAGAAAAATCAGCAACGGTTCCGCCTGAAAAAATTAAAGAATACTTTCAGATCATTGATTCTTCAGGTAAACGATTGTTAGGTTTATTAGAAAATTTGTTAGATATTGCCAAACTAGAGTCTGGTAAAATGCGATATCTTTTCGAAAAAAACTGCCTGAAAGAAACTACAAAATTTGTGATCAATGAAATGCGTTTAATTTTGGAAAAAAGAGGGATCACAGTTGTTTTATTAGATAAGGAAGAACGTTGGGAAGCGGAGTTCGACTATGAGCGAATCCAACAGGTGATACGAAATATTTTATCCAATGCATTAAAATTCATTCCAAATGACACTAATATTGAAATTAGTATGGTTCGAAGAGAATTTATTCCGAGAAAAACTCAGTCATATGTCAAAGGTATCGGAATACAAATTCGTGACTTTGGACCGGGGATTCCTCCCGAAGATTTGGATAAAATTTTTGAAAAATTCATCCAGTCCAAACAAGTGAAAGCAGGAACTAAGGGAACGGGACTTGGTTTGTCCATTTCCAGAGAGATTGTTAATGACCATCACGGGTTGTTGTATGCCGAGAACCATGAAGAAAAGGGAGCAATTTTTACTATGTTAATTCCTTGTTCTCGCGAGGGACTTCGATGA
- a CDS encoding response regulator, with protein MINLLAVDDEMINLMIIDESLSDKGFTVVKARDGEEAFQILSSDSTAFHAIILDRLMPKMDGIELLKKIKRSEKYKDIPVIFQTAMSSVTDMTEGLDAGAFYYLTKPYSRTLLVRIVQTAVEHFIKLQRAKEDLHKGMGALRHMLTGEFRIRSIRESHELAPLLANACPDPERVLTGIMEILNNAIEHGNLGISYQEKSELHDNDKLMEEIFRRLDTPEFKDKFVKITFEKNDHHIEIRVSDQGKGFDWQRYLSVEAMTKNAFKTHGRGIFMARKLSFDDLSYTDEGRTAVIRIDLSDKKGNLLTDFQE; from the coding sequence ATGATTAACCTACTTGCAGTGGATGATGAAATGATCAATTTGATGATCATTGATGAGTCCCTTTCTGATAAAGGATTTACCGTTGTGAAAGCTAGAGACGGTGAAGAAGCATTTCAAATCCTTAGTTCAGATTCAACAGCCTTTCATGCCATTATTTTGGATCGATTGATGCCAAAGATGGATGGAATTGAATTATTAAAAAAAATCAAACGTTCTGAAAAGTATAAAGACATTCCGGTTATTTTCCAAACAGCGATGAGTTCTGTCACAGATATGACGGAAGGCTTGGATGCTGGTGCTTTTTATTATCTGACAAAACCTTATTCTCGAACTTTGTTAGTTCGCATTGTACAAACGGCAGTTGAACATTTTATCAAACTCCAACGTGCTAAAGAAGATTTACATAAAGGTATGGGTGCGCTTCGCCATATGCTCACGGGAGAATTTCGCATTCGTTCCATTCGTGAATCCCATGAATTGGCACCACTTCTTGCCAATGCTTGTCCTGATCCTGAACGTGTGTTAACTGGGATTATGGAAATTTTAAACAATGCCATTGAACATGGAAACTTAGGTATTTCTTATCAAGAAAAATCAGAACTCCACGATAATGACAAACTGATGGAAGAAATTTTTAGAAGATTAGATACACCTGAGTTTAAAGATAAATTTGTAAAAATTACTTTTGAAAAAAATGACCACCATATAGAAATTCGAGTTAGTGACCAAGGTAAGGGGTTTGATTGGCAGAGGTATTTGTCTGTCGAAGCCATGACAAAGAATGCCTTCAAAACACATGGGCGTGGAATTTTTATGGCACGTAAATTGTCTTTTGATGACCTCTCTTATACGGACGAGGGTAGAACCGCAGTCATTCGCATTGATCTATCCGACAAAAAAGGAAACCTACTCACCGATTTTCAAGAGTAA
- a CDS encoding HAD family hydrolase, with protein MKHKGFIFDMDGVVVDNHAFHFKAWMEFSKKYNFPLNAEIYRDTFNGKTNADLFRMIFGNISDKECKQYGDEKESWYQDLYRKEMKPHTGLLDYLQFLKENHLKIALGTSAPTMNVNFTLDTLSLRHFFDIIVDGTQVSQGKPHPQVYELCAKQLGLNPKDCVVFEDSLAGLQSGKSAGCSIIGVATSHTKSELKSHVDQIIHDFKDPTVFQL; from the coding sequence ATGAAACATAAAGGATTTATCTTTGACATGGATGGAGTTGTTGTTGATAACCACGCCTTTCATTTCAAAGCATGGATGGAATTTTCTAAAAAATATAATTTCCCACTGAATGCAGAAATTTATAGAGATACGTTTAATGGTAAAACCAATGCAGACCTCTTTCGAATGATCTTTGGAAATATCTCCGATAAAGAATGTAAACAGTATGGAGATGAAAAAGAAAGTTGGTACCAAGATTTATACCGAAAGGAAATGAAACCACATACTGGTCTTTTGGATTATCTACAATTTCTAAAAGAAAACCATCTAAAGATAGCCCTTGGTACATCAGCTCCCACAATGAATGTAAACTTCACTTTAGATACTTTATCATTAAGGCATTTTTTTGATATCATTGTGGATGGAACTCAAGTAAGCCAAGGTAAACCCCACCCACAAGTTTACGAACTTTGTGCAAAGCAATTAGGACTTAACCCTAAAGATTGTGTGGTGTTTGAAGATTCTCTAGCGGGTTTACAATCGGGAAAATCAGCAGGATGTTCCATCATTGGTGTAGCCACTTCACATACAAAATCGGAACTAAAAAGCCATGTAGATCAAATCATTCATGACTTTAAAGACCCAACTGTTTTTCAGTTATAA
- a CDS encoding RluA family pseudouridine synthase, which translates to MKQKTNTRFLPKGLTILHEDRDILVVDKPAGLLTIATEAEKSKTAYAALMDYVKKGSERSKNRIFIVHRLDRETSGILVFAKTETAKQTLQESWEKTKKIYLAVSHGVWKEKSGDIQSYLIESKAHRVYSTDEPELGKLSKTKFKVLKETNLYSLLEIELLTGRKNQIRVHLSDKKHPIVGDTKYGNDTRSYPRMALHSFSIQLTHPFNKEILTFETKIPSFITGLVGGYERNTNET; encoded by the coding sequence ATGAAACAAAAAACCAATACCCGTTTTTTACCAAAAGGTCTTACGATTTTACATGAAGACAGAGATATCCTTGTCGTAGACAAACCAGCGGGACTTCTCACAATCGCAACCGAAGCGGAAAAATCAAAAACAGCTTACGCTGCCCTTATGGACTATGTGAAAAAGGGAAGTGAAAGGTCTAAAAATAGAATCTTTATCGTACATAGATTGGATCGGGAAACATCGGGAATTTTGGTATTTGCAAAAACGGAAACGGCGAAACAAACACTCCAAGAATCTTGGGAGAAAACAAAAAAAATCTATCTCGCTGTGAGTCATGGCGTTTGGAAAGAGAAGTCCGGTGACATCCAATCTTATCTTATAGAGTCCAAAGCCCACCGTGTTTATTCCACTGATGAACCCGAGTTAGGAAAACTTTCTAAAACCAAATTCAAAGTTTTAAAAGAAACCAATTTATATTCTCTATTAGAAATTGAACTACTCACTGGCCGCAAAAATCAAATCCGTGTACACCTCTCTGACAAAAAACATCCCATTGTCGGAGACACTAAGTATGGCAATGATACAAGATCTTATCCTCGTATGGCACTACATTCTTTTTCCATCCAGTTGACTCATCCCTTCAATAAAGAAATACTTACTTTTGAAACTAAAATCCCAAGTTTTATCACAGGACTTGTTGGCGGATACGAAAGGAATACAAATGAAACATAA
- a CDS encoding ankyrin repeat domain-containing protein — MVKNTKMKFLIQFLSNTILFVVLTFPLFATELDLSQMRDPKTIKDKVNKGFDVNAKRSADGYTLLHYAAELGNPDLTKFLLSKGAKANETMIRGNTPLSTAIGFDKTEIIKILLEAGVDPNETLGEFDYKRSHFHYYMIKTRKFDPNIFRLFISKGANIETTDSFTETPLISAASLDFNYIHHAKNLMDAGANTNAQTNFGKTPLMVSVFIRHFALVDEFIKRGANIELEDSDGNTVLLAMINTGNDHSDKPKLFQMLLQAGANPNHQNKEGDTALHLSVIGHSYEILDLLTKQNVDSNLRNSKSVTALGQAIINENWKAVKILLTIEKNINGLDKYGSTMLHSAILNEKMELIKLLLEAGADPQTKDQWGKSAIEFAERQNNPKVLKLLKKE, encoded by the coding sequence ATGGTAAAAAATACAAAAATGAAATTCTTAATTCAATTCTTATCTAACACAATTCTCTTTGTTGTGTTAACATTTCCTTTGTTTGCAACGGAGTTAGATTTATCGCAAATGAGAGATCCCAAAACCATAAAAGACAAAGTCAATAAAGGTTTTGATGTCAATGCCAAACGTTCTGCAGATGGATACACTTTACTCCATTACGCAGCAGAATTAGGCAATCCTGATCTAACCAAATTTTTATTATCCAAAGGAGCCAAGGCCAATGAAACAATGATTCGAGGAAACACTCCCCTTTCAACAGCCATTGGATTTGATAAAACAGAAATCATTAAAATTCTTTTAGAAGCAGGGGTTGATCCCAATGAAACATTAGGTGAATTTGATTACAAAAGATCCCACTTTCATTATTATATGATCAAAACAAGAAAGTTTGATCCTAATATCTTTCGTTTATTTATCTCGAAAGGAGCTAATATAGAAACCACTGATTCCTTTACAGAAACACCTTTAATATCTGCAGCCTCTCTCGACTTTAACTACATCCATCACGCAAAAAATTTAATGGATGCTGGGGCCAATACCAATGCCCAAACTAATTTTGGAAAAACTCCATTAATGGTCTCTGTCTTTATACGACACTTTGCACTCGTAGACGAATTCATCAAACGAGGGGCGAATATCGAATTAGAAGACTCAGATGGCAACACAGTACTACTTGCCATGATCAATACAGGGAATGATCATTCAGACAAACCAAAACTGTTTCAAATGCTTTTGCAAGCAGGGGCCAATCCAAACCATCAAAACAAAGAAGGGGATACAGCATTACATTTAAGTGTTATTGGTCATTCCTACGAGATCTTGGATTTACTCACCAAACAAAATGTAGATTCAAATTTACGAAATTCAAAATCCGTCACAGCCCTTGGCCAGGCCATCATCAATGAAAATTGGAAAGCGGTAAAAATTCTTCTCACTATTGAAAAAAATATCAACGGATTAGACAAATACGGATCCACCATGTTACACAGTGCGATTCTAAACGAAAAAATGGAACTCATCAAACTTTTGTTGGAAGCAGGAGCGGACCCGCAAACAAAGGACCAATGGGGAAAATCTGCGATTGAATTTGCGGAAAGACAAAACAATCCCAAGGTTCTCAAACTATTAAAGAAAGAATGA
- a CDS encoding EAL domain-containing protein: protein MNHYVPLFQPIFSVEEQTVVAYESLGRRRDGSGNLVSIPEFSDPHVSPLRMSVIDRQLLGLALTRIRSTNDRLFVNMSPDQVILEYEESRSNSLPISDLVNSYGIPLDRIVIEITEKSGSYGTDVLAAGVELLREQGFGIALDDVGSESSNLERLGAIKPDIIKIDLNLLKKSIEKREYQSILEYLKQISLSIGSQLLFEGIETEEELFRAISSGASLLQGYFLGRPSEYNQDKQSICDTVVPQLQLYHEKKRIEVATEIEFEKNIKLQLSHLSLRTLVLENRVVIDPHSFFKLNQQIQRVYITDWLGTQVSPYYVRTSEFGFAENLSLLQKNWSYMPFFYKHVKQVFRDADNWQVSDPYWDKELKKNVIVFSKVNELGYSFFIDVVLDSH, encoded by the coding sequence TTGAATCATTATGTCCCTTTATTCCAACCCATCTTTTCCGTAGAGGAACAGACTGTGGTTGCCTACGAGTCTCTCGGCCGTAGACGGGACGGATCCGGGAATTTAGTTTCGATTCCTGAATTCAGTGATCCTCATGTATCACCGTTGCGAATGAGTGTCATTGATCGGCAATTACTTGGACTTGCTTTGACTCGAATCCGCTCAACAAACGATCGTTTGTTTGTCAACATGTCACCTGACCAAGTCATTTTAGAATATGAGGAAAGCCGTTCCAATTCCTTACCAATTTCTGATTTAGTGAATAGTTATGGGATTCCTCTGGATCGAATTGTTATTGAGATCACAGAAAAATCAGGAAGTTACGGAACTGATGTTTTGGCAGCAGGAGTGGAACTTTTGCGGGAACAGGGTTTTGGAATTGCTTTGGATGACGTTGGGTCTGAATCCTCCAACTTAGAACGATTAGGTGCAATCAAACCGGATATCATCAAAATTGATTTGAATTTATTGAAGAAATCCATCGAAAAAAGAGAATACCAATCTATTTTAGAATATTTAAAACAGATTTCACTTAGTATTGGATCTCAGCTATTGTTTGAAGGAATTGAAACCGAAGAAGAGTTGTTTCGTGCAATTAGTTCTGGTGCAAGCCTTCTGCAAGGTTATTTTTTGGGAAGACCTTCTGAATACAACCAGGACAAACAAAGTATTTGTGATACCGTTGTTCCGCAGTTACAATTGTATCATGAAAAAAAGCGAATCGAAGTGGCGACAGAGATTGAATTTGAAAAAAATATCAAACTCCAACTGAGCCATCTTTCTCTTCGAACTTTAGTTTTAGAAAACCGAGTTGTCATCGACCCACATTCTTTTTTTAAATTAAACCAACAGATCCAACGTGTTTATATTACCGATTGGTTAGGAACACAAGTGTCTCCTTACTACGTGAGAACCAGTGAATTTGGATTTGCCGAAAACCTATCTTTGTTACAGAAAAACTGGTCGTATATGCCGTTTTTTTATAAACATGTCAAACAAGTCTTTCGAGATGCAGACAATTGGCAGGTAAGTGATCCGTATTGGGATAAAGAATTAAAAAAGAACGTCATTGTATTTTCTAAAGTCAATGAGTTGGGTTACTCTTTTTTTATAGATGTGGTTCTAGATTCGCATTGA
- a CDS encoding DUF2804 domain-containing protein, translating into MIKKNSMLPFFIGICIVSSLLFYSCSNSKLGPNEVKDEQGKIISLIPEPDLSPTKQTEIQSNVSLLKDNGELNVSGWARYPYFQIDESKIKVDPKRYKRWEHYTFYNEKFGGAITVTDIGNLAMGSIELLDFVTGKTIFSKTELVRPGEIFFPTNTTDPIEFKKGDQFIRIKKLKGKRVIEYSIIGDSQTESIKGNFELEEKASEALAVITPFSESTFFYEYKMPSLLCKGSIEYNKITYEFNDKSYAVLDWGRGTWPEKNKWLWAAGAGFVQGELLSLNLGYGFGTPDHATENGIVYKGKVHKLDKVIWKYDVKDYKKPWKFTSNEGRLELEFTPIYVLHSDIDLMGMFGFLKQLYQNFSFSEILDLLKTEAYLNKAFGHYNGYVVLDNGTKLEVKNLAGFAEQMYQQW; encoded by the coding sequence ATGATCAAAAAAAATTCGATGTTGCCGTTCTTTATTGGAATCTGCATCGTATCATCTCTACTATTTTATTCTTGTTCTAATTCAAAGTTAGGACCAAACGAAGTAAAAGATGAACAAGGGAAAATCATTTCACTCATTCCTGAACCGGACTTGAGTCCGACAAAACAAACAGAAATCCAATCTAATGTTTCACTTTTAAAAGACAATGGAGAATTGAATGTATCTGGTTGGGCAAGATATCCATATTTTCAAATTGATGAATCCAAAATCAAAGTAGATCCTAAACGATACAAACGTTGGGAACATTATACTTTTTATAATGAAAAGTTTGGTGGTGCAATTACGGTCACGGACATTGGAAATTTAGCAATGGGTAGTATTGAACTTTTAGATTTTGTAACAGGGAAAACCATTTTTTCGAAAACAGAATTAGTGCGACCGGGCGAAATCTTTTTCCCTACCAATACAACAGATCCCATAGAATTTAAAAAAGGGGATCAGTTCATTCGTATTAAAAAACTAAAAGGAAAAAGAGTGATAGAGTATTCCATTATTGGTGACTCTCAAACCGAATCCATCAAAGGAAATTTTGAGTTAGAAGAAAAAGCATCAGAAGCTTTAGCAGTCATCACTCCTTTTTCTGAATCTACTTTTTTTTATGAATACAAAATGCCAAGTCTGCTTTGTAAGGGTTCTATTGAGTATAATAAAATCACTTATGAATTTAATGACAAAAGTTATGCGGTATTGGATTGGGGAAGGGGCACTTGGCCGGAAAAAAACAAATGGCTTTGGGCTGCAGGTGCTGGATTTGTCCAAGGAGAATTACTCAGTCTGAATTTGGGTTATGGATTTGGAACTCCTGATCATGCCACAGAAAATGGGATCGTTTACAAAGGTAAGGTTCATAAACTGGATAAGGTAATTTGGAAATATGATGTCAAAGATTATAAAAAACCTTGGAAATTTACAAGCAACGAAGGTAGATTGGAATTGGAGTTCACACCGATTTATGTTCTCCATTCAGACATAGATCTTATGGGAATGTTTGGTTTTCTGAAACAATTATACCAAAACTTTAGTTTTTCAGAGATTTTAGATTTACTCAAAACAGAAGCTTATTTAAACAAAGCCTTTGGTCATTACAACGGTTATGTGGTGCTTGATAATGGTACAAAATTAGAAGTCAAAAACCTGGCTGGTTTTGCCGAACAAATGTACCAACAGTGGTAA